In one window of Brassica rapa cultivar Chiifu-401-42 chromosome A07, CAAS_Brap_v3.01, whole genome shotgun sequence DNA:
- the LOC103831618 gene encoding MLP-like protein 43, translating into MAEEASSLVGIIETTVEVKSTPEKLHDMLVGKKHHIPSASPSLVHGCELHEGEIGQVGSIVTWNYFHDGEARVMKERIESIDPENNRATYRVLEGDLMNEYKSFVVTFQVTPKEGEPGSVLHWHFEYEKINEQVAHPETLLQFAVEVSKEIDAHLMSEE; encoded by the exons ATGGCAGAAGAAGCATCAAGTTTGGTCGGGATCATTGAGACAACCGTAGAGGTAAAATCTACGCCGGAGAAGTTGCATGACATGCTTGTCGGGAAAAAGCACCATATCCCCAGTGCTTCTCCATCCTTAGTTCATGGCTGTGAGCTGCATGAAGGCGAGATTGGCCAAGTTGGTTCTATCGTAACCTGGAATTACTTTCATG ATGGGGAGGCAAGAGTAATGAAAGAGAGGATCGAGTCAATAGACCCGGAGAACAATCGGGCCACGTACAGGGTGTTAGAGGGTGATTTAATGAACGAGTACAAGAGTTTCGTGGTCACCTTTCAAGTGACTCCTAAGGAAGGAGAACCTGGAAGCGTTTTACATTGGCACTTTGAGTACGAGAAAATTAATGAGCAGGTGGCTCACCCTGAGACTCTCCTCCAGTTTGCCGTCGAGGTCTCCAAAGAGATCGATGCACATCTCATGTCCGAAGAATAG
- the LOC103831616 gene encoding phosphomannomutase/phosphoglucomutase: protein MASTSTSSLVSSKTVVSLFLSLPRTVKSSFLSFTPASLSFKPLRTRSSNATKIDEVTSNILDEDMDQIRRLQNGSDVRGVALEGEKGRTVTLTPAAVEAIAESFGEWVAAMESNGNGVIRVSLGRDPRVSGGKLSTAVFAGLARAGCLAFDMGLATTPACFMSTLLPPFEYDASIMMTASHLPYTRNGLKFFTKRGGLTSPEVEKICDLAARKYANRQTKVSTLIRTRPEQVDFMSAYSKHLREIIKERINHPEHYDTPLKGFQIVVNAGNGSGGFFTWDVLDKLGADTFGSLYLNPDGMFPNHIPNPEDKTAMSRTRASVLENSADLGVVFDTDVDRSGVVDNKGNPINGDKLIALMSAIVLKEHPGSTIVTDARTSMGLTRFITERGGRHCLYRVGYRNVIDKGVELNKDGIESHLMMETSGHGAVKENHFLDDGAYMVVKIIIEMVRMRLAGSKEGIGSLIEDLEEPLESAELRMNILSEPRDAKAKGIEAIETFRQYIEEGKLEGWELDSCGECWVSEGCLVDSNDHPSAIDAHMYRAKVMDKKSGEEYGWVHMRQSIHNPNIALNMQSVLPGGCFSMTSLFRDRFLEASGVARFLDISDIDNYIGSQS from the exons ATGGCATCTACTTCAACTTCATCTTTAGTATCCTCAAAAACTGTAGTCTCTTTGTTTCTATCCTTACCAAGAACAGTCAAAagcagcttcttgtcattcacACCAGCCTCCCTTTCATTTAAACCCCTCAGGACAAGATCCTCAAATGCAACCAAGATTGATGAAGTGACCAGTAACATTCTCGACGAGGACATGGACCAGATTCGAAGGTTACAGAACGGTTCCGACGTGAGAGGAGTCGCACTGGAAGGAGAGAAAGGCCGGACGGTTACTTTAACCCCTGCAGCGGTTGAAGCAATCGCAGAGAGCTTCGGAGAATGGGTTGCGGCAATGGAGAGTAACGGAAACGGGGTGATAAGGGTTTCTCTTGGACGGGACCCACGTGTTTCCGGTGGGAAGCTAAGCACGGCCGTGTTCGCCGGTCTTGCTCGTGCAGGATGTTTAGCTTTTGACATGGGTTTAGCTACTACTCCTGCTTGCTTCATGAGCACGTTACTCCCTCCTTTCGAATATGACGCTTCAATAATG ATGACGGCGTCTCATTTACCGTATACAAGAAACGGTCTCAAGTTCTTTACCAAGAGAGGAGGATTAACGTCACCTGAAGTGGAGAAGATATGTGATTTAGCTGCGAGAAAGTATGCAAATAGACAGACTAAAGTCTCAACATTGATCAGAACTCGACCGGAGCAAGTCGATTTCATGAGTGCTTACTCCAAGCACCTTAGAGAAATCATTAAAGAGAGAATAAATCACCCTGAACACTACGACACTCCTCTCAAAGGATTTCAG ATAGTAGTGAATGCTGGTAATGGGTCAGGAGGGTTCTTTACGTGGGATGTTCTAGATAAGTTGGGAGCTGATACATTCGGTTCGCTCTATCTTAACCCGGACGGAATGTTCCCTAATCACATTCCTAATCCTGAAGACAAGACTGCCATGTCACGTACCCGAGCCTCGGTTCTTGAGAACTCAGCGGATCTTGGGGTTGTGTTTGACACGGATGTAGACAGGAGTGGAGTTGTGGATAACAAAGGGAATCCTATAAACGGAGATAAGCTCATTGCGCTTATGTCAGCTATTGTGCTTAAAGAACATCCAG GAAGTACAATAGTGACGGACGCAAGAACGAGTATGGGCCTAACTAGGTTTATAACGGAGAGAGGAGGGAGACATTGTTTGTACAGAGTGGGATATAGAAACGTGATTGACAAGGGAGTAGAGCTCAACAAAGATGGCATCGAGAGTCATCTCATGATGGAAACTTCAGGACATGGTGCTGTTAAAGAGAATCACTTCTTGGATGATG GTGCATACATGGTGGTGAAAATTATAATTGAGATGGTGAGAATGAGACTCGCGGGATCAAAGGAAGGTATCGGTAGTTTGATAGAAGATCTCGAGGAACCATTAGAATCAGCTGAGTTGCGGATGAATATTTTGTCGGAGCCAAGAGATGCCAAAGCAAAAGGCATTGAAGCCATTGAGACATTCAGGCAATACATTGAG GAAGGAAAACTAGAAGGATGGGAATTGGATTCCTGTGGAGAATGTTGGGTGAGTGAAGGCTGCTTGGTGGACTCAAATGATCATCCATCTGCCATTGATGCTCACATGTACAG GGCAAAAGTGATGGACAAAAAGAGTGGGGAAGAGTATGGGTGGGTGCACATGAGGCAGAGCATTCACAATCCTAACATTGCTCTTAATATGCAGTCAGTGCTTCCTGGTGGATGTTTCTCCATGACAAGTCTTTTCAGAGACCG GTTTCTGGAAGCTAGTGGGGTAGCTAGATTCCTGGACATAAGTGATATCGACAACTATATCGGAAGTCAATCTTGA
- the LOC103831612 gene encoding uncharacterized protein At4g22758, which yields MLLYNKQKKNAKGNRILISVTVLGSAGPIRFVAYEDDLVASVIDTALKCYAREGRLPLLGSDFNDFLLYCPMVGPEALSAWNAIGSLGARNFTLCKKPEEKKVVKEGNGARKGGSFKAWINKSFSLKVSTH from the exons ATGTTGCTCTACaacaagcagaagaagaacGCTAAAGGAAACCGGATCCTCATCAGCGTAACCGTTCTCGGTAGCGCCGGTCCGATCCGGTTCGTTGCTTACGAAGATGATCTCGTCGCTTCGGTTATCGATACTGCTCTCAAGTGCTACGCTCGCGAAGGTCGTCTTCCTCTTCTCGGATCCGACTTCAATGACTTTCTCCTCTACTGTCCCATGGTTGGACCTGAAG CTTTGAGCGCGTGGAACGCAATTGGGTCGCTTGGTGCGAGGAACTTTACTCTGTGTAAGAAACCAGAGGAGAAGAAGGTGGTTAAGGAAGGTAATGGAGCTAGGAAAGGAGGAAGCTTTAAAGCTTGGATCAACAAGTCCTTCAGCCTCAAAGTCTCCACCCATTaa
- the LOC103831614 gene encoding protein C2-DOMAIN ABA-RELATED 7, with translation MEELAGLLRIRVKKGINLARRDSLSSDPFVVITMGTQKLKGRTVENNCNPEWNEELTLALKHPNEPVTLIVYDKDTFTSHDKMGDAKIDIKPFLEVHKLGLQELPDGTVIKRVLPTKENCLSEESRIVYHNGKIVQDMILVLRNVECGEVEIQLEWIEIPGGRGL, from the exons ATGGAGGAGCTTGCAGGGCTTCTGAGGATCCGAGTGAAGAAAGGGATCAATCTCGCTAGACGTGACTCTCTAAGCAGCGATCCTTTTGTTGTCATAACCATGGGAACACAG AAACTGAAGGGTCGTACTGTGGAAAACAACTGCAACCCTGAGTGGAACGAGGAGTTGACACTTGCCCTCAAACATCCCAATGAACCTGTGACTCTG ATAGTGTATGATAAAGATACGTTCACATCTCACGACAAGATGGGGGATGCGAAGATTGACATCAAGCCGTTTCTAGAGGTTCATAAATTGGGTTTGCAAGAACTTCCAGATGGAACAGTGATCAAGAGGGTTTTGCCCACCAAAGAAAACTGCTTGTCTGAAGAGAGCAGAATCGTTTACCATAATGGCAAGATCGTTCAGGACATGATTCTTGTCTTGAGGAATGTTGAATGCGGTGAAGTCGAGATTCAGCTGGAGTGGATAGAAATTCCAGGTGGTAGAGGACTCTAA
- the LOC103831617 gene encoding MLP-like protein 43, translating into MEEKVETPVTVAPTMTVETTSAEEAETKVAVACPPKKVEATNKQAEEEVKTTETSSLLGMVEAYVEIKASAEKFHHMFTAKPHHVSKVSPGNIQNCELHEGDWGKPGSIIFWNYFHDGEAKVAKERIEEVDPEKNLISFRVIEGDLMKEYKSFLATIQVTPKHGGTGSIVHWHFEYEKISEEVAHPETLLQLWVEMSKEIDEHLLSEE; encoded by the exons ATGGAGGAAAAGGTGGAGACGCCGGTGACCGTGGCACCAACTATGACGGTGGAGACTACAAGCGCCGAAGAAGCGGAGACCAAGGTGGCGGTGGCATGTCCTCCTAAAAAGGTTGAGGCCACAAATAAACAGGCAGAAGAGGAGGTGAAGACAACAGAGACGTCTAGCTTGTTGGGGATGGTTGAGGCATACGTGGAGATCAAAGCTTCCGCTGAGAAGTTTCATCACATGTTCACCGCGAAACCGCACCATGTTTCCAAAGTATCTCCAGGCAACATTCAGAACTGTGAATTGCACGAGGGAGATTGGGGCAAACCCGGCTCTATCATCTTCTGGAACTACTTTCATG ATGGAGAGGCAAAGGTGGCAAAGGAGAGGATCGAAGAGGTGGATCCGGAGAAGAACCTGATCTCGTTTAGGGTTATAGAAGGTGATCTGATGAAAGAGTACAAAAGCTTCTTGGCCACGATCCAGGTGACCCCTAAGCATGGTGGGACAGGGAGTATTGTGCACTGGCACTTTGAGTACGAGAAAATTAGCGAGGAGGTTGCTCATCCCGAGACTCTCCTCCAGTTATGGGTCGAAATGTCCAAAGAGATTGACGAACATCTCTTGTCCGAGGAATAA
- the LOC103832249 gene encoding uncharacterized protein LOC103832249, whose protein sequence is MGETKVLVEMELDKDFPKLIALDDKQGNIFLVKVEYTWIPSTCDRCGCLGHKSKRCLQPPKTPEDKTLSSNSVASSVDVPVVDIDIILHQNESAVPSPSPSTQKVVTDQESLPATNLACEVPKICNQFSALDVLPVSSESEETITEKAATNSGLGLAQDQETPFVAPNVSTESPGNNVAAHSSILSTRIQQGIQTTLPSLITSTPILADFQSAQAATPSMESSPSTKITNNEVQKTYVVDPSTTTSDVNVFESPSRFSALGDVDGAENESLSSLGLTRGGRETRPPIKFQDLEWKTVQGRGKHGRRGRGSKH, encoded by the coding sequence ATGGGGGAAACAAAAGTATTGGTGGAAATGGAATTGGATAAGGACTTTCCAAAGCTTATAGCCCTTGATGATAAACAAGGTAACATCTTTCTAGTTAAAGTTGAATATACTTGGATCCCTTCCACATGTGATAGGTGTGGGTGTTTAGGCCACAAATCAAAAAGATGCCTTCAGCCTCCTAAGACTCCAGAGGATAAAACCTTATCATCAAATTCAGTGGCTTCTAGTGTTGATGTACCCGTGGTGGATATTGACATCATTCTTCACCAAAATGAGAGTGCTGTCCCATCTCCCTCACCGTCTACTCAAAAGGTAGTCACTGATCAAGAAAGTCTTCCTGCTACTAACTTGGCGTGCGAGGTTCCAAAGATATGTAACCAATTCAGTGCACTGGATGTACTTCCTGTCAGTTCTGAATCGGAAGAAACAATCACTGAAAAAGCTGCTACAAACTCAGGTTTGGGTTTGGCTCAAGATCAAGAAACACCATTTGTTGCACCTAATGTTTCTACGGAAAGCCCAGGAAACAATGTAGCTGCACACAGTTCTATCTTATCCACAAGGATTCAACAAGGTATTCAAACTACCCTGCCAAGCTTGATCACTTCTACACCCATATTAGCAGATTTTCAGTCTGCTCAAGCTGCAACACCTTCTATGGAATCTTCTCCATCAACAAAAATTACCAACAATGAGGTTCAAAAAACTTATGTTGTTGATCCCTCAACCACAACATCTGATGTTAATGTATTCGAGAGTCCTTCTCGTTTTTCAGCGCTAGGTGATGTGGATGGAGCCGAGAATGAGTCACTGAGCTCGCTTGGCTTGACAAGGGGTGGGAGAGAGACTAGACCTCCTATCAAGTTCCAAGATTTGGAATGGAAGACAGTACAAGGACGAGGAAAGCATGGCCGGCGTGGTCGTGGTTCTAAGCACTAG
- the LOC103831621 gene encoding MLP-like protein 31: MAEATSLVGKLEADVEIKASAGKFHDMFAGRQGEWLKATPGKIKSCELLEGDWGKLGSVVIWNYVHDGEAAMTKKRVEAVDPEKNLIKFRVIEGDMMKDFKSFVSTIQVIPKHGEPGSVVKWHMEYEKIIVDAGHPETFLQLAVEISKDIDEYLLAEE; the protein is encoded by the exons ATGGCGGAAGCGACTAGTTTGGTGGGAAAGCTTGAGGCAGATGTGGAGATCAAAGCTTCTGCTGGAAAGTTTCATGACATGTTCGCAGGAAGACAAGGCGAATGGCTTAAAGCAACTCCAGGCAAGATCAAGAGTTGTGAGTTACTAGAAGGCGACTGGGGCAAACTCGGTTCAGTGGTCATCTGGAACTACGTTCATG ATGGAGAGGCAGCAATGACCAAGAAGAGGGTAGAGGCAGTGGATCCCGAGAAGAACCTGATCAAGTTCAGGGTTATAGAAGGTGATATGATGAAAGATTTCAAGAGTTTTGTGTCCACAATCCAAGTGATCCCTAAACATGGAGAGCCTGGTAGTGTTGTGAAATGGCACATGGAGTACGAGAAAATAATCGTAGACGCTGGTCACCCTGAAACTTTCCTCCAGCTTGCTGTTGAAATTTCAAAAGATATCGATGAATATCTCTTGGCAGAAGAGTAG
- the LOC103831619 gene encoding MLP-like protein 43 — translation MAEEASSLVGIIETTVEIKSSPEKLHDMFVGKKHHIPSASPSFVHGCELHEGEMGQVGSVVTWNYFHDGEARVMKERIESIDPENNRVTYRVLEGDVMNEYKSFVITLQVTPKEGEPGSVVHWHFEYEKINEEVAHPETLLQFAVEVSKELDAHLCSEE, via the exons ATGGCGGAAGAAGCATCTAGTTTGGTCGGGATCATTGAGACCACCGTGGAGATAAAATCTTCACCGGAGAAGTTGCATGACATGTTTGTCGGGAAAAAGCACCATATCCCCAGTGCATCTCCATCCTTCGTTCATGGCTGTGAGCTGCATGAAGGCGAAATGGGCCAAGTTGGTTCTGTCGTAACCTGGAATTACTTTCATG ATGGGGAGGCAAGAGTAATGAAAGAGAGGATCGAGTCAATAGACCCGGAGAACAATAGGGTCACGTACAGGGTGTTAGAGGGTGATGTAATGAACGAGTACAAAAGTTTCGTGATCACCTTACAAGTGACCCCTAAGGAAGGAGAACCTGGAAGTGTTGTACATTGGCACTTTGAGTACGAGAAAATTAACGAGGAGGTGGCTCACCCTGAGACTCTCCTCCAGTTTGCCGTCGAGGTCTCCAAAGAGCTCGATGCACATCTCTGTTCCGAAGAATAG
- the LOC103831611 gene encoding transmembrane protein 214, whose translation MDQIESAEYNGFEISNGHVDHGWKKVVYPKRNRKQKPADQTATNGGKNAANGDNVFRSLEEQAEDRRKRILAAKMAVSDSDEDESRSKRRSNGYGFDDSEDEIAARKEAEENVKAEEEAKKKKAKAKKEKKPKVSLPEAAAKIDPSNLEAFLIEASESYASQPEIQLMRFADYFGRALSGVSSVLFPWVKMFKESPLSKLIDVPLSHVPEPVYKTSVDWINQRPIEALGSFVLWAFDCILTDLAAHQVGGGKGGKKGAQQQHTSSKSQVAIFVALAMVLRRKPDALTNVLPTLRENPKYQGQDKLPVIVWMMAQASQGDLSVGLLSWAHNLLPVAGSKNCNPQSRDLILQLVEKILSNQKARTILVSGAVRKGERLIPPPSFEILVRLTFPASSARVKATERFEAVYPLLKEVALAGAPGSKAMKQVTQQIFTFALKLAGEGNPVLAKEATAIAIWALTQNVDCCKHWDSLYKENLEASVALLKRLVEEWKEHSLKLSSSPSDTAALNRTMKSFRLKNEEAITEGKGNGSLYKEADKSCKVISGRLSRGSGCLKGTAITVVVLAAAAAFLSSNPEVTSELKSLVDSLELHQYYNPIITAFKN comes from the exons ATGGATCAGATCGAATCTGCGGAGTACAACGGCTTCGAGATCTCCAACGGCCACGTCGACCACGGCTGGAAGAAAGTCGTCTACCCGAAACGCAACCGCAAGCAGAAACCCGCCGATCAAACGGCGACTAACGGCGGCAAAAATGCAGCTAACGGCGATAACGTGTTCCGTTCGCTGGAGGAGCAAGCCGAGGATCGGAGGAAACGGATCCTCGCGGCGAAGATGGCTGTTTCGGATTCGGATGAGGACGAGTCGAGATCTAAACGCCGATCCAACGGTTACGGTTTCGACGACAGCGAGGACGAGATCGCGGCGAGGAAGGAGGCGGAGGAGAATGTGAAGGCGGAGGAGGAggctaagaagaagaaggcgaaggcgaagaaggagaagaagccgAAAGTATCGTTGCCTGAAGCTGCGGCGAAGATCGATCCGTCGAATCTCGAAGCTTTCCTCATCGAAGCATCG GAATCGTATGCGAGTCAGCCGGAGATTCAGCTGATGAGATTTGCTGATTACTTTGGGAGAGCGCTCTCCGGAGTGTCTTCTGTGCTGTTTCCTTGGGTTAAGATGTTCAAGGAGTCTCCTTTGTCCAAACTCATCGAT GTTCCGTTGTCTCATGTTCCTGAACCGGTTTACAAAACATCAGTTGATTGGATCAACCAACGTCCTATTGAAGCTCTTGGATCCTTTGTGTTGTGGGCGTTTGATTGTATTCTTACGGATTTGGCAGCGCATCAAGTAGGAGGTGGTAAAGGTGGGAAGAAAGGTGCTCAACAACAGCATACTTCTTCCAAGTCTCAg GTGGCGATATTTGTTGCATTAGCAATGGTGTTGCGTAGGAAGCCTGATGCTTTGACTAATGTTTTGCCTACTCTGAGAGAGAATCCTAAGTATCAAGGCCAGGACAAGCTTCCGGTCATAGTTTGGATGATGGCTCAG GCTTCTCAGGGTGATCTATCCGTAGGGTTGCTTTCATGGGCACACAACTTGTTACCTGTAGCTGGTAGTAAGAACTGCAACCCTCAGTCTAGAGATCTCATCTTGCAGTTGGTTGAGAA AATCTTGTCGAATCAAAAGGCTAGGACCATACTTGTAAGTGGAGCTGTTAGGAAAGGAGAGCGATTGATTCCACCTCCTTCATTTGAGATCTTGGTCCGGCTTACGTTCCCTGCTTCATCCGCAAGAGTCAAG GCAACAGAGAGGTTTGAGGCAGTGTATCCCTTGCTGAAGGAAGTGGCTCTTGCCGGTGCACCAGGGAGCAAGGCCATGAAGCAAGTCACACAACAGATATTCACTTTTGCTCTGAAATTAGCTGGAGAAG GAAACCCTGTTTTAGCAAAGGAAGCTACAGCAATCGCTATATGGGCATTGACCCAAAACGTTGATTGCTGCAAGCATTGGGACAGTCTCTATAAGGAGAATCTTGAAGCTAGTGTTGCTCTTCTTAAAAGGCTTGTAGAGGAATGGAAGGAGCATTCCCTCAAGCTATCATCATCACCGAGTGATACTGCTGCTCTCAATCGAACTATGAAGAGCTTCAGGCTTAAG AACGAGGAAGCAATCACTGAAGGAAAAGGCAATGGTTCTCTTTACAAAGAAGCTGACAAGTCCTGCAAAGTGATATCAGGGAGACTCTCCCGTGGAAGTGGCTGCCTCAAAGGAACAGCCATTACTGTTGTGGTTTTAGCAGCTGCCGCAGCTTTTCTGTCTTCCAACCCTGAGGTGACGTCCGAGCTGAAGAGCCTGGTGGACTCATTGGAGCTGCACCAATACTATAATCCAATCATTAcagcttttaaaaattaa
- the ZCDP2 gene encoding probable ADP-ribosylation factor GTPase-activating protein AGD13 produces the protein MEDKPLGILRVHVKRGINLAIRDSTSSDPYVVVTLGNQKLKTRVINSNCNPVWNEQLTLSIKDVNDPIRLTVYDKDRFSGDDKMGDGEIDMRPFLEAHQMELDFQKLPNGCAIKRIRPGRTNCLAEESSITWSNGKIKQDMILRLRNVECGELEIMLEWTDGPGCKGLGREGSKKTPWMPTKRLD, from the exons ATGGAAGATAAACCTCTGGGGATTCTTAGGGTTCATGTCAAAAGAGGGATTAATCTCGCCATTCGCGATTCCACTAGCAGTGATCCTTATGTTGTTGTCACCTTGGGTAATCAG AAACTGAAGACGCGTGTGATCAATAGTAATTGTAATCCAGTGTGGAACGAACAACTGACCCTTTCCATCAAAGATGTCAATGACCCTATCCGTCTG ACAGTGTATGATAAAGACAGGTTCTCGGGAGATGACAAAATGGGCGATGGGGAAATAGACATGAGGCCTTTCTTAGAAGCGCATCAAATGGAGTTAGATTTTCAGAAGCTCCCCAATGGTTGTGCAATCAAGAGGATCCGTCCAGGGAGGACTAACTGTTTGGCTGAGGAGAGCAGCATCACCTGGAGCAATGGGAAGATCAAACAAGACATGATTCTTAGACTAAGGAACGTGGAGTGTGGGGAACTGGAGATTATGCTTGAGTGGACTGATGGTCCTGGCTGCAAGGGTCTTGGACGCGAAG GATCTAAGAAGACACCATGGATGCCAACTAAACGATTGGACTAA
- the LOC103831620 gene encoding MLP-like protein 31 has product MAEAANLVGKLEADVEIKASAEKFHHMWAGRVHDLPKATPDKVRNCELQEGDWGKVGSVVIWSYVIDGVAIVCKDRVEEVEPEKNLITFRVIESDLLKMYKSFVSTIQVTPKHGGPGGIVHWDLEYEKVSEEVEHPESHLQLSVEVSKDIDEYLLTE; this is encoded by the exons ATGGCAGAAGCGGCTAATTTGGTGGGAAAGCTTGAGGCAGATGTGGAGATAAAAGCTTCTGCTGAAAAGTTCCATCACATGTGGGCAGGAAGAGTACACGATCTGCCCAAAGCAACTCCAGACAAGGTCCGGAACTGTGAGCTACAGGAAGGCGACTGGGGAAAAGTCGGTTCAGTGGTCATCTGGAGCTACGTTATTG ATGGAGTGGCAATAGTGTGTAAGGATAGGGTCGAGGAGGTGGAGCCGGAGAAGAACCTGATCACGTTCAGGGTTATAGAAAGTGATCTGTTGAAAATGTACAAGAGTTTTGTGAGCACGATCCAGGTGACCCCTAAGCATGGAGGGCCTGGTGGTATTGTGCACTGGGACCTTGAGTACGAGAAAGTCAGCGAAGAAGTTGAACACCCTGAAAGTCACCTCCAGTTAAGTGTTGAAGTGTCAAAAGATATCGATGAATATCTCTTGACAGAATAA